Below is a genomic region from Gimesia sp..
GCAAAGCCGGGTTTGACTGCGTTTGTGTTTCCCATGCGGGGGCCGCGATTGAAAAACTGGAAGCGGAGCCCTTCGATCTCATTCTGTCTGACCTGAATATGCCGGGCAATCTCAAGCTGGAACTGCTGCACCAGGGACGCAGTAACTGGCCGCACATTCCACTGATCGTTGTGACCGGCGTGCCTTCCATGCCCTCTGCGATTGAAAGTATCCGCCTGGGAATCACCGATTACCTGTTGAAGCCGGTGAAATATGAAGATCTGCTGGCGAGCGTCAGAAGGGCACTGGCCATTCCGAGTCGTGTTTTCCAGCGGAGCGAGAGCATCACCGCCCGCGAACAGAGTGAATTAGCGAAACGGTTTCCGAATATCGTCGGGGCGAGCGCTCCGTTGATGGAAATTCTGGATATTGTCGATCGCATCGCTGAGACCGATGTGAATGTGTTGATTACCGGAGAGAGTGGGACCGGAAAAGAGGTGGTCGCGCAGACGATTCACGAGCACAGTCTGCGCAGTAAGGAAAACTTTCAGATCATTGATTGCACGGCGATTCCGGAATCCCTGTTCGAATCGGTGCTGTTTGGTCATGTGAAAGGGGCCTTTACCGGCGCGGTGAACGACCAGGAAGGCTTGCTGAAACTGGCCGACAAGGGAACCGCATTCTTTGATGAAATCGGTGAGTTGCCGGCTGCGTCGCAGTCCAAGCTGTTACGGGCGATTCAGGAATCGCGTTTTACGCCTGTGGGAAAAAGTCAGGCTGTGCAGATCGATACGCGATTCGTCTGTGCGACCAATCGGAACCTGGAAGCGGAAGTGAGTGCCGGTCGATTTCGCGGCGATCTGTATTATCGGCTGGGAGTGATTCATATTGAACTGCCTCCCCTGCGTGATCGGGAAGATGACGTCATCTTACTGGC
It encodes:
- a CDS encoding sigma-54 dependent transcriptional regulator, giving the protein MSEKQPPRILIADDEPLYLKTTGQLLRKAGFDCVCVSHAGAAIEKLEAEPFDLILSDLNMPGNLKLELLHQGRSNWPHIPLIVVTGVPSMPSAIESIRLGITDYLLKPVKYEDLLASVRRALAIPSRVFQRSESITAREQSELAKRFPNIVGASAPLMEILDIVDRIAETDVNVLITGESGTGKEVVAQTIHEHSLRSKENFQIIDCTAIPESLFESVLFGHVKGAFTGAVNDQEGLLKLADKGTAFFDEIGELPAASQSKLLRAIQESRFTPVGKSQAVQIDTRFVCATNRNLEAEVSAGRFRGDLYYRLGVIHIELPPLRDREDDVILLAEHFLKQTLKKSGRELQFAPETLESLREYSWPGNIRELKNVIERAVALTRGETIEKTELPESLLNPPADLQHDSTGVAEGSRDEAIENAEYQYLTALLEKHEGNISQAAQQAGLSRQGLHKLLNKHNISAADFRS